TGGATACTGCCTGTGTGGAACTGAAATTTGCTGATGGAAGTATGATAGCGATTGACACTATCGCTGTGGAGAACGAGATTGCTGACAACATGTATCAGCGGTCAGAACTGGACTATCTAATCTACAATGACCCGATTGGATATGCTGACTTGATACTGAACGGCGAGCCTGAAGTATATTTGAAAACTGTAACTGAATACAGAAGTTTGGACAGTTGATTTAGGAGCCGCCTATAGCTCAGCCTATGGGCGGCTTAAAATCTGTGATAGACCCGAATATGAACAAAAAGTTAATATTCAGAAAAATCCCCCTGCGTAAGGTCTTGCTTGTGACGCTGCGTAATGTTGTAAAATAAGCGGCGTAAGGAGGTGAAAGCTATGTCAAAATACACAACAGGAGAAATTGCAAAGCTTTGTGGCGTATCTGTTCGGACAGTGCAGTATTACGATTCGAGGAACATTCTCGTTCCCAGCGAGCTGTCGGAGGGTGGTAGGCGGCTTTATTCCGAACAGGATCTGAAGCGAATGAAGATCATTTGTTTTTTACGAGATGCCGGAATATCTATTAACAACATTGGCGAGTTGCTGTCCGAAGATGATCCAGGCAGTGTCATATCTGTTTTGCTGGAACAGCAGGAACAGGCGCTTCGTGAGGAAGTAAGCGAACGGCAAGAAAAACTTGCTATACTTGATGGCATCAAAAAAGAGCTAAGAGGCATTGATAATTTCTCTGTTGAATCTATCGGTGATATAGCTTATGCGATGGAAAACAAAAAGAATATGCAAAAGCTCCATGCCATTCTGCTCATAACCGGAATTCCGCTTGGCATTATCCAGTGGACATCGATTGTTCTGTGGATCACTATGGGAATTTGGTGGCCGTTTGCTGCGTACTGGTTTGTGGCAATTCCCTATGCCGTATGGGTATCAAACTTCTATTTCAAACGGGTAGTATATATCTGTCCGCAGTGCCACGAGGTATTTAAGCCAAACTTCAAGGAAGCGTTTTGGGCAAGACACACGCCGACACTCCGTAAACTGACCTGTACCTGTTGCGGTTATCACGGCTTCTGTGTGGAAACCTACGGAAAGGAGAAAGAGAATGGATAAGATTATGGAATTTCTCCCATTTTTGATCCCGTTGGTCATTGCAGAATTTGCATTGCTCGGCTATACTCTGCATCACATCTTGACCCACAAGAATTATAAACGAGGCAATCGCACGCTGTGGCTCATCATTACCATCGTGTTGATGAACTTTGTCGGGCCTATCATGTACTTCCTGCTCGGCAAGGAGGATGCGTAATGGACATGCTGGCAATAACAAATCTTCAGAAACGCTTCGGGGACAAATCGGTTCTGAAGGGGCTCGATCTGTCTGTTCCCGAATACAGCGTTTTCGGGTTTATTGGTAAAAACGGAGCTGGTAAGACAACCACCATGAAAACGATACTTGGACTTCTCAAAGCAGATGGCGGCGAGATATTGGTATCAGGAGAAAAGGTTGTTTATGGACAGACGGCAACAAACAGACACATTGGTTATCTACCCGATGTACCGGAATTCTATCCATTTATGACAGCACCGGAATATCTCTCTTTTTGCGGTGAGATCACCGGAATGAGCAGAATTGAAATCAAAAGCAGAAGCAATGAGCTTCTGAAACTTGTTGGGCTTGGCAATGAAAAACATCGAATCAAAGGTTTTTCCAGAGGTATGAAACAACGGCTTGGAATTGCCCAGGCACTCTTAAACCGTCCGAAGCTGCTCATCTGCGATGAACCCACCTCTGCCCTTGATCCTGTGGGACGAAAAGAAATACTGGATATTCTGATGGCAGTTAGAGAACAGACGACCGTCTTATTCTCCACACACATTCTGTCTGATGTGGAGCGCATCTGCACCGATGTGGCATTTTTAAATGACGGTGTAGTGAACATCCAGGGGAAACTGTCAGATATAAAATCCCAATACCGTACAGAGGAGTATGTTCTTGAAACAGGAAACGAGGAAGAACTGAAACTGCTTATGAACGTATTTGCGGGACTGAAAAAATCCGGCATGAATACAGCCTCTTTCCGTGAGAACGATCACACCCTGTTTGACATACTGCGCTTTGTTACGGATAATCGTATCCGTCTGCTGAAAATAGAACGGGTTGAACCTACACTTGAAACTTTGTTTATGGAGGTGGTGGAGAAATGAAATCTTTACTTGCCTTTATGAAAAAAGAATGGATGGAACAGGTGCGATCAGGGCGACTGTTGATTCTTGTCATAATCTTCATTTTGCTTGGTATCATGAATCCTGCTGTTGCAAAACTGACGCCTTGGCTGATTGAAATGATGGCGGATTCTCTTGAAGCAAGCGGTATGACGGTTACGGCTGTTACGGTAAGCGCAATGGATTCATGGGTGCAGTTCTTCAAAAATGCTCCGATGGGACTGATTGCATTTATATTGCTTGAAAGCAGCATCTTTACGAAAGAATATCAGTCAGGCACTTTGGTGCTTGCTCTGACAAAAGGACTCGACCGGCATAAGGTAGTGATTTCCAAAGCAATCATTTTGACTCTGTTCTGGACAGTTTGTTATTGGTTCTGCTTCACTATCACCTTTGGCTACAACACTTATTTCTGGGATAATTCCATAGCGCAGAATTTATTTTTTTCTGTCATTTGCTGGTGGCTGTTCGGATCATTGGTGGTAGCTTTGACCGTGCTGTTTTCCACGTTGTCCAACTCAAACACGGGTGTGCTTGCCGGAACAGGCTGTACAGTTCTGGTATCGTATTTGATTGGCCTAATCCCGAAAGCAAAGGAATATCTTCCTACTCTGTTGATGGACGGAAATTCCCTCATTTACGGAACGGTGGAGGCACGGTCATATGTTACGGCAATTTACATCACCGTTCTTTTGAGTGTGGTCTGTTTGGCAATCAGCTTTCCTGTCTTTAATAAGAAGTATTTATGAGCTAAAGGCATCGCTTCGGCGGTGCCTTTATTCCTTTGCTGGGATTTTGGAAATTTTCGAAATTTCTACAAGCAGTCTTCTCAAAATCGGTCAACGGATTTAGAATATGCTTGACCGAAACGGTTTATGGAGGTGACACGATGAATGAACGCTTTTATACCCTGCCGCCAGAGAAGCAGCAAGCTATCATCAATGCGGGCTACCGGGTATTTTCACAAAATTCGTACAAAAACAGTCCTATGAGTGAGATTGCTGCCGAGGCGGGAATCAGCAAATCTCTGCTGTTCCATTATTTTCACAACAAGAAGGAGTTGTACTTGTTCCTGTGGGACAAATGCGCCGAAACGACAATTGAATTTCTGACCAGATATGGATGCTACGGACAGACGGAGCTGTTTGAAAGCATGGAACGAGGTATGCGGGCAAAAATGGAAATCATCCGCTTGTACCCGGATATGGGCAACTTCACAATCAAGGCATTTTACGAAAAGGATGCAGGAATCAGTGCAGCTATTCAGGAGAGCTATCACAGGTATTTCAATCTGAAAGCGGATAAAACACGCCTGAACCTCGATCCCTCTCAATTTATACCAGGACTGGATATTCCTATGATGTATCGGGAAATGTATTGGGCTTCGGAGGGTTATCTTTGGGAAATGGTGCAGCAAGGCAATGTGGATATAGAGAAAATGGAAAAGGATTTCACAAAACTGTTGGCCTTTTGGAAAAGCATCTATCTGCGTAAGGAGTAAAAATCATGGAAGCAATTAAAACGGAGAATTTAACCAAATATTACGGGAAATCCAGAGGTGTTTTGGAACTGAATCTGTCTGTGGAGCAGGGCGAAGTGTTCGGTTTTATCGGGCCAAATGGTGCGGGAAAATCTACCACCATTCGTACCCTGCTGGGACTGGTATCCCCCACAAAAGGCAGTGCTCAGATTTTCGGTATGGACACGGTAAAGAATAAAGAAGCTGTTTTGCAGAAGGTTGGGTATCTTCCGTCAGAAGCGATTTTTTATCCCGGCATGAAGGTAAAGGACATCTTGAAATTATCTGCCGACCTGCGCAAAAAGAATTGTGCAGCCGAAAGCAAATCCCTCTGTGGGCGTTTGCAGTTGGATAGAAACCGAAAGGTGGACGAATTATCCTTTGGCAATCGAAAGAAAGTCGCCATCATCTGTGCTTTGCAGCATCGTCCGGAACTTTTGATTTTGGATGAACCCACCGGTGGTCTTGATCCGCTTATGCAGCGTGAATTTTTTGAAATCATCCGGGAGCGCAGCAGTCAGGGAACAACCGTATTTCTTTCCAGCCATATTCTATCCGAAGTACAGCATAATTGCTCCCGTGCCGCCATTATTCGGGAAGGCAGAATAATTGCTTGCGACAGTGTGGATACTTTGGCAAAAACAAATGCCAAGCGAGTGTCTCTGCGGGGAACTGTTGACCTGACGGATTTGACCGGGATTCGGGATCAGGTTACGGTAGACGGAATCACCAGCTTCCTATTCGGCGGCGATATAAACCAATTGCTTCGGCAGCTTTCGGACGGAAACATCTTGGACATCCATATTTCGGAGCCTGATCTGGAGGAAATCTTCCTGCATTATTATGAAAAGGACGGTGATAGAGTATGACGATTGTAAAGCACGAATTAAAGCAAGGAAAAAATTCCTTTTTGATATGGACAGCGGCAATCGCCATGCTGCTTGCAGTTTGCGTGTTTTTGTTCCCGGAAATGAAAGGGGAAATGGATGGCATCAGTGATGTATTTGCCTCTATGGGTTCTTTTACTGCGGCCTTTGGTATGGATCGCCTGAATTTCGGCACACTGGTCGGCTTCTATGCCATTGAGTGCGGAAATGTGCTGGGACTTGGCGGTGCATTTTATGCTGCGCTTTGTGCCGTAGGCATTCTCAGTAAAGAGGAGAAGGAGCGGACTGCCGAATTTCTTCTGACCCATCCTGTCAGCCGTGTCAAAATCATTACGGAAAAACTGATTGCTGTTCTGATTCAAATAACAGCGTTGAATCTAATTATTTATGCCATTTCCGTCGGCTCCATGGTTATAATCGGGGAGGAGATTCCCTGGGAAGAAATAAATCTGTTGCATCTTGCTTACTATCTGCTTCAAATTGAATTGGCGGGCATTTGCTTTGGTATCTCTGCATTTCTACGCAAAGGAAGCACTGGCGTGGGACTT
This Anaerobutyricum hallii DNA region includes the following protein-coding sequences:
- a CDS encoding PLDc N-terminal domain-containing protein, coding for MDKIMEFLPFLIPLVIAEFALLGYTLHHILTHKNYKRGNRTLWLIITIVLMNFVGPIMYFLLGKEDA
- a CDS encoding DUF6061 family protein; translation: MDRLISCEFNMDTACVELKFADGSMIAIDTIAVENEIADNMYQRSELDYLIYNDPIGYADLILNGEPEVYLKTVTEYRSLDS
- a CDS encoding ABC transporter ATP-binding protein, yielding MDMLAITNLQKRFGDKSVLKGLDLSVPEYSVFGFIGKNGAGKTTTMKTILGLLKADGGEILVSGEKVVYGQTATNRHIGYLPDVPEFYPFMTAPEYLSFCGEITGMSRIEIKSRSNELLKLVGLGNEKHRIKGFSRGMKQRLGIAQALLNRPKLLICDEPTSALDPVGRKEILDILMAVREQTTVLFSTHILSDVERICTDVAFLNDGVVNIQGKLSDIKSQYRTEEYVLETGNEEELKLLMNVFAGLKKSGMNTASFRENDHTLFDILRFVTDNRIRLLKIERVEPTLETLFMEVVEK
- a CDS encoding MerR family transcriptional regulator; translation: MSKYTTGEIAKLCGVSVRTVQYYDSRNILVPSELSEGGRRLYSEQDLKRMKIICFLRDAGISINNIGELLSEDDPGSVISVLLEQQEQALREEVSERQEKLAILDGIKKELRGIDNFSVESIGDIAYAMENKKNMQKLHAILLITGIPLGIIQWTSIVLWITMGIWWPFAAYWFVAIPYAVWVSNFYFKRVVYICPQCHEVFKPNFKEAFWARHTPTLRKLTCTCCGYHGFCVETYGKEKENG
- a CDS encoding ABC transporter permease subunit is translated as MKSLLAFMKKEWMEQVRSGRLLILVIIFILLGIMNPAVAKLTPWLIEMMADSLEASGMTVTAVTVSAMDSWVQFFKNAPMGLIAFILLESSIFTKEYQSGTLVLALTKGLDRHKVVISKAIILTLFWTVCYWFCFTITFGYNTYFWDNSIAQNLFFSVICWWLFGSLVVALTVLFSTLSNSNTGVLAGTGCTVLVSYLIGLIPKAKEYLPTLLMDGNSLIYGTVEARSYVTAIYITVLLSVVCLAISFPVFNKKYL
- a CDS encoding ABC transporter ATP-binding protein encodes the protein MEAIKTENLTKYYGKSRGVLELNLSVEQGEVFGFIGPNGAGKSTTIRTLLGLVSPTKGSAQIFGMDTVKNKEAVLQKVGYLPSEAIFYPGMKVKDILKLSADLRKKNCAAESKSLCGRLQLDRNRKVDELSFGNRKKVAIICALQHRPELLILDEPTGGLDPLMQREFFEIIRERSSQGTTVFLSSHILSEVQHNCSRAAIIREGRIIACDSVDTLAKTNAKRVSLRGTVDLTDLTGIRDQVTVDGITSFLFGGDINQLLRQLSDGNILDIHISEPDLEEIFLHYYEKDGDRV
- a CDS encoding ABC transporter permease subunit; its protein translation is MTIVKHELKQGKNSFLIWTAAIAMLLAVCVFLFPEMKGEMDGISDVFASMGSFTAAFGMDRLNFGTLVGFYAIECGNVLGLGGAFYAALCAVGILSKEEKERTAEFLLTHPVSRVKIITEKLIAVLIQITALNLIIYAISVGSMVIIGEEIPWEEINLLHLAYYLLQIELAGICFGISAFLRKGSTGVGLGIAVMMYFMNLVANIAEVAEFLKYITPFGYCEGADIVSNGYLDGTLIAIGLIFGTVGIVAAYWKYTRKDIHSA
- a CDS encoding TetR/AcrR family transcriptional regulator; the protein is MNERFYTLPPEKQQAIINAGYRVFSQNSYKNSPMSEIAAEAGISKSLLFHYFHNKKELYLFLWDKCAETTIEFLTRYGCYGQTELFESMERGMRAKMEIIRLYPDMGNFTIKAFYEKDAGISAAIQESYHRYFNLKADKTRLNLDPSQFIPGLDIPMMYREMYWASEGYLWEMVQQGNVDIEKMEKDFTKLLAFWKSIYLRKE